The following proteins are co-located in the Nocardioides piscis genome:
- the infB gene encoding translation initiation factor IF-2, whose protein sequence is MAKTRVHELAKEFGVESKFVLEKLKEMGEFVKSASSTVEPPVEMRFKKQYGEELKSASAAAPAAEAPAEAAKPASGKPGPKPGPRAAAKSVDEPAPVAEAPAVETPAEVAPAAQEPPAAPEPPTAPEPEAPAAGTPKPPSPAPRPAARPGAPRPGNNPFASSQGMGRRPAPPSGSEDPAAAAAAAGEQRPPRPPAAREGGAPARPGMPRPNPAMMPKSPAAFGGGAGGRGGPGGGPGRGGPGGAPGRGGPGGAPGRGAPGRGGPGGAPGGAPGRPGGFGPPASGRPGQRPGQRGQTQGAFGRPGGPSRRGRKSKRARRQEFEAMEAPTIGGMRVRKGNGETVRLARGASLTDFAEKINVDAAALVQMLFSLGEMVTATQSVGDETFELIGEELNYVVQIVSPEDEDRELLETFDLEFGADEGDEGDLVVRPPVVTVMGHVDHGKTKLLDALRNANVVDKEAGGITQHIGAYQVHTEVDGTDRRITLIDTPGHEAFTAMRARGAQATDIAILVVAADDGVMPQTVEALNHAKAAGVPVVVAVNKIDKPDADSTKVRGQLTEYGLIPEEYGGDAMFVDVSAKAGLNLDKLLEAVVLTADASLDLRANPNQDAQGLVVEAHLDRGRGPVATVLVQRGTLRVGDSIVAGPAHGRVRAMLDEHGNDITEADPSRPAMVLGLSAVPGAGQNFIVVEDDRMARQIAEKREARERAAMQAKRRVRRSLEDFMASMEKGESQELNLILKGDVSGSVEALEDALAKIDVGEEVSLRVIDRGVGAITETNVDLAAASDAIIIGFNVRPQGKAGQMADKEGVEIRYYSIIYQAIEEIEAALKGMLKPVYEESTLGQAEIREIFRSSKAGNIAGCMVIGGLIRRNAKVRVLRDGAVVADNIDLSSLRREKDDASEVREGFECGLVLKNFQDIKVGDIVESFEMREIARS, encoded by the coding sequence GTGGCAAAGACCCGAGTCCATGAACTCGCCAAGGAGTTCGGCGTCGAGAGCAAGTTCGTTCTCGAGAAGCTCAAGGAGATGGGTGAGTTCGTCAAGTCGGCTTCGTCGACCGTCGAGCCTCCCGTCGAGATGCGGTTCAAGAAGCAGTACGGCGAGGAGCTGAAGTCCGCCTCGGCGGCCGCCCCCGCTGCCGAGGCGCCTGCCGAGGCCGCCAAGCCGGCTTCTGGCAAGCCTGGCCCCAAGCCCGGCCCGCGGGCTGCCGCCAAGTCCGTCGACGAGCCAGCCCCCGTCGCCGAGGCGCCCGCCGTCGAGACCCCCGCCGAGGTGGCGCCCGCGGCGCAGGAGCCCCCGGCCGCACCCGAGCCGCCGACCGCGCCCGAGCCGGAGGCCCCGGCCGCGGGGACGCCCAAGCCCCCGTCGCCCGCACCTCGCCCGGCTGCTCGTCCCGGCGCCCCGCGTCCGGGCAACAACCCGTTCGCGTCCAGCCAGGGGATGGGTCGTCGACCGGCGCCCCCCTCCGGTTCCGAGGACCCCGCCGCTGCTGCTGCCGCCGCTGGCGAGCAGCGCCCGCCACGGCCGCCGGCTGCCCGCGAGGGCGGCGCGCCGGCACGTCCGGGCATGCCTCGTCCCAACCCCGCCATGATGCCCAAGTCGCCTGCTGCCTTCGGCGGCGGCGCGGGTGGTCGCGGCGGCCCCGGTGGTGGCCCCGGTCGCGGTGGTCCCGGCGGTGCTCCGGGTCGCGGTGGTCCCGGCGGTGCTCCCGGTCGCGGTGCTCCCGGTCGCGGTGGTCCCGGCGGCGCACCCGGTGGTGCTCCCGGTCGTCCGGGTGGGTTCGGCCCGCCGGCCAGCGGCCGTCCCGGCCAGCGTCCCGGCCAGCGTGGCCAGACCCAGGGTGCCTTCGGTCGCCCCGGCGGCCCCTCGCGTCGTGGTCGCAAGAGCAAGCGCGCCCGTCGCCAGGAGTTCGAGGCCATGGAGGCCCCGACGATCGGCGGCATGCGCGTCCGCAAGGGCAACGGCGAGACCGTTCGCCTGGCGCGCGGCGCCTCGCTGACCGACTTCGCCGAGAAGATCAACGTCGACGCAGCCGCGTTGGTGCAGATGCTCTTCTCGCTCGGCGAGATGGTCACCGCGACCCAGTCCGTCGGTGACGAGACGTTCGAGCTCATCGGTGAGGAGCTCAACTACGTCGTGCAGATCGTCTCGCCCGAGGACGAGGACCGTGAGCTGCTCGAGACGTTCGACCTCGAGTTCGGTGCCGACGAGGGCGACGAGGGTGACCTCGTCGTACGTCCTCCTGTCGTCACCGTCATGGGTCACGTCGACCACGGAAAGACCAAGCTCCTCGACGCGCTGCGCAACGCCAACGTCGTGGACAAGGAAGCCGGTGGCATCACCCAGCACATCGGTGCCTACCAGGTCCACACCGAGGTCGACGGCACCGACCGTCGCATCACCCTGATCGACACCCCCGGTCACGAGGCGTTCACCGCCATGCGTGCCCGTGGTGCCCAGGCCACCGACATCGCGATCCTGGTGGTCGCGGCCGACGACGGTGTCATGCCGCAGACGGTCGAGGCGCTCAACCACGCCAAGGCTGCCGGCGTGCCGGTCGTGGTGGCGGTCAACAAGATCGACAAGCCCGACGCCGACTCCACCAAGGTCCGCGGCCAGCTGACCGAGTACGGCCTCATCCCCGAGGAGTACGGCGGCGACGCGATGTTCGTCGACGTCTCGGCCAAGGCGGGGCTCAACCTCGACAAGCTGCTCGAGGCCGTCGTCCTGACCGCGGACGCCTCGCTCGACCTGCGAGCCAACCCCAACCAGGACGCCCAGGGGCTCGTGGTCGAAGCACACCTCGACCGTGGCCGCGGCCCCGTCGCAACGGTGCTGGTCCAGCGCGGAACCCTGCGGGTCGGCGACTCGATCGTGGCCGGTCCGGCTCACGGTCGCGTCCGGGCCATGCTCGACGAGCACGGCAACGACATCACCGAGGCAGACCCGTCGCGTCCCGCGATGGTGCTCGGTCTCTCGGCGGTGCCTGGCGCGGGCCAGAACTTCATCGTCGTCGAGGACGACCGGATGGCTCGCCAGATCGCCGAGAAGCGTGAGGCGCGCGAGCGTGCGGCCATGCAGGCCAAGCGTCGCGTGCGTCGCAGCCTCGAGGACTTCATGGCCTCCATGGAGAAGGGCGAGAGCCAGGAGCTCAACCTCATCCTCAAGGGCGACGTGTCCGGTTCGGTCGAGGCGCTCGAGGACGCGCTCGCCAAGATCGACGTGGGCGAGGAAGTCTCGCTGCGCGTCATCGACCGCGGTGTCGGTGCGATCACCGAGACCAACGTCGACCTGGCGGCTGCCTCCGACGCCATCATCATCGGCTTCAACGTCCGGCCGCAGGGCAAGGCGGGCCAGATGGCAGACAAGGAAGGTGTCGAGATTCGCTACTACTCGATCATCTACCAGGCCATCGAGGAGATCGAGGCGGCCCTCAAGGGCATGCTCAAGCCGGTCTACGAGGAGTCGACCCTGGGTCAGGCGGAGATCCGCGAGATCTTCCGCTCGTCCAAGGCCGGCAACATCGCGGGCTGCATGGTCATCGGTGGACTCATCCGCCGCAACGCCAAGGTTCGCGTGCTGCGCGACGGTGCTGTGGTGGCTGACAACATCGACCTGTCCTCGCTGCGCCGCGAGAAGGACGACGCGTCCGAGGTCCGGGAAGGCTTCGAGTGCGGTCTCGTGCTCAAGAACTTCCAGGACATCAAGGTCGGCGACATCGTCGAGTCCTTCGAGATGCGCGAGATCGCCCGGAGCTGA
- a CDS encoding YlxR family protein translates to MVDSSIVIPTHVPIRTCVGCRNRAIKSELLRVVVGSDAHGQPAVCPDPRGTAPGRGAHLHPASECYDLAVRRRAFSRALRLTEALASAPVRDYLDSLD, encoded by the coding sequence GTGGTGGATTCCTCGATCGTCATTCCGACCCATGTGCCCATACGCACGTGTGTCGGTTGTCGCAACAGGGCCATCAAGAGCGAGTTGTTGCGAGTCGTCGTCGGCTCGGACGCCCATGGCCAGCCGGCTGTGTGCCCCGATCCACGCGGCACGGCACCGGGTCGTGGGGCGCACCTGCACCCCGCATCTGAGTGTTATGACCTCGCGGTTCGCCGGCGGGCGTTCTCCCGGGCCTTGCGGCTCACGGAGGCCCTGGCCAGCGCACCGGTGCGGGACTACCTCGACTCGCTCGACTGA
- the nusA gene encoding transcription termination factor NusA, protein MDIDLSILRMLEREKEISFAVLVEAIEQALLTAYHKTPGASPHARVELDRKSGHVTVMARDVDEDGTASEEYEDTPDGFGRIAATTAKQIMLQRLRDAEDDIRFGEFSGKEGDIISGIIQQGRNPDDVMVDLGKLEAILPLGERVPGEEYKHGERIKCLVISVRKGMRGPQITLSRSHPTLVKKLFALEVPEIADGTVEIAAIAREAGHRSKIAVHTSVQGVNPKGACIGPMGQRVRNVMAELNGEKIDIVDWSEDPAELVAHALSPARVSAVEIVDLATRSCRVVVPDYQLSLAIGKEGQNARLAARLTGWRIDIRSDEAPSED, encoded by the coding sequence ATGGACATCGACCTGAGCATCCTGAGGATGCTGGAACGTGAGAAGGAGATCTCCTTCGCGGTCCTGGTGGAGGCGATCGAGCAGGCCCTGCTCACCGCCTATCACAAGACGCCCGGCGCCAGCCCGCACGCGCGCGTCGAGCTCGACCGCAAGTCGGGTCACGTCACGGTGATGGCCCGGGACGTCGACGAGGACGGCACCGCGAGCGAGGAGTACGAGGACACGCCTGACGGCTTCGGCCGGATCGCTGCGACGACGGCCAAGCAGATCATGCTGCAGCGCCTGCGTGACGCCGAGGACGACATCCGCTTCGGCGAGTTCTCCGGCAAGGAGGGCGACATCATCTCGGGGATCATCCAGCAGGGCCGCAACCCTGACGACGTGATGGTCGACCTCGGCAAGCTCGAAGCGATCCTGCCCCTAGGGGAGCGGGTGCCGGGCGAGGAATACAAGCACGGTGAGCGCATCAAGTGCCTGGTGATCTCGGTCCGCAAGGGCATGCGTGGCCCGCAGATCACGCTCTCGCGCAGCCACCCCACCCTGGTCAAGAAGCTGTTCGCCCTCGAGGTCCCCGAGATCGCCGACGGCACGGTCGAGATCGCGGCCATCGCTCGCGAGGCCGGACACCGCAGCAAGATCGCGGTCCACACCTCGGTGCAGGGCGTCAACCCCAAGGGCGCCTGCATCGGGCCGATGGGTCAGCGCGTCCGCAACGTCATGGCCGAGCTCAACGGCGAGAAGATCGACATCGTCGACTGGTCCGAGGACCCGGCCGAGCTCGTCGCCCACGCCCTGTCGCCGGCCCGGGTGAGTGCCGTGGAGATCGTCGACCTGGCCACCAGGTCCTGCCGGGTGGTCGTCCCCGACTACCAGCTCTCCCTGGCGATCGGCAAGGAAGGGCAGAACGCCCGGCTCGCGGCTCGGCTCACGGGTTGGCGAATCGACATCCGGTCCGACGAAGCCCCCAGCGAGGACTGA
- the rimP gene encoding ribosome maturation factor RimP, protein MSSAKQDATRDRIEAEIAGPLNVMGLDVEAVEVTPAGKRRVLRVAVDKDGGVTLDDVADATREVSRVLDESDVMGELPYTLEVTSRGVDRPLTLPRHWRRNADRLVKATLVEGGEVVGRILSSIEDAVTLEVDETSREVPYADIARATVQIEFNRKKRNDSEDV, encoded by the coding sequence GTGAGCAGCGCCAAGCAGGACGCCACCAGGGATCGCATCGAGGCGGAGATCGCCGGCCCCTTGAACGTCATGGGACTCGACGTCGAAGCCGTCGAGGTGACCCCCGCAGGGAAGCGCCGTGTGCTCCGCGTCGCCGTCGACAAGGACGGTGGAGTGACCCTCGACGACGTCGCCGACGCGACCCGGGAGGTCTCGCGGGTCCTCGACGAGTCCGACGTCATGGGCGAGCTGCCCTACACCCTCGAGGTCACCTCCCGTGGTGTCGATCGACCGCTCACCCTCCCGCGCCACTGGCGCCGCAATGCCGACCGTCTCGTCAAGGCCACCTTGGTCGAGGGCGGCGAGGTCGTGGGGCGGATCCTGTCCTCGATCGAGGACGCAGTCACCCTCGAGGTGGACGAGACCTCGCGTGAGGTGCCCTATGCCGACATCGCCCGGGCGACCGTGCAGATCGAGTTCAACCGCAAGAAGCGCAACGACAGCGAGGACGTCTGA
- a CDS encoding ferritin-like domain-containing protein — MTTLASLQATLAGEHAAIFAYGDAGAHTSQSAQPELFATISLLYRTHRARRDQLRLLISDRGATPVAAEAFYDLPDPLAGADAVRRQALRTEQMCAQTYAALVANTAGSERGWAIVALTEAAQARVLLGGRPELFPGAPELGR, encoded by the coding sequence ATGACCACGCTGGCTTCCCTGCAGGCCACGCTCGCCGGCGAGCACGCCGCGATCTTCGCGTATGGCGACGCAGGCGCCCACACGTCGCAGTCAGCCCAACCCGAGCTGTTCGCCACGATCTCCCTGCTCTATCGGACCCACCGCGCCAGGCGCGACCAGCTGCGCCTGCTCATCTCGGACCGCGGTGCGACCCCGGTCGCGGCCGAGGCGTTCTATGACCTGCCCGATCCGCTGGCCGGGGCGGATGCCGTGCGCCGTCAGGCGCTGCGCACCGAGCAGATGTGTGCCCAGACCTATGCCGCCCTGGTGGCCAACACCGCGGGCAGCGAGCGGGGCTGGGCCATCGTGGCGCTCACCGAGGCCGCCCAGGCGCGCGTGCTGCTGGGCGGCAGGCCCGAGCTCTTCCCGGGGGCACCTGAACTAGGTCGCTAG
- a CDS encoding DoxX family protein: protein MTPPLTKDISALSGIFAVSGVIHLVKPEVYEPLMPDVVPAHREVIWASGVAELVCAAALLHPRTRVAAGWASAALLLAVYPANLKMASDLRSSRKTGLKAAAFARLPLQVPLIRSALRAARG from the coding sequence ATGACGCCGCCGCTCACCAAGGACATCTCCGCGCTCTCGGGCATCTTCGCCGTCTCGGGCGTCATCCACCTCGTGAAGCCGGAGGTCTACGAGCCGCTGATGCCCGACGTCGTGCCCGCCCACCGGGAGGTCATCTGGGCCAGCGGCGTCGCCGAGCTCGTCTGCGCTGCCGCGCTGCTGCACCCCCGCACGCGGGTGGCCGCGGGCTGGGCGAGCGCCGCACTGCTCCTGGCTGTCTATCCGGCCAACCTGAAGATGGCCTCGGACCTCCGGTCGAGCCGCAAGACCGGGCTCAAGGCCGCTGCGTTCGCCAGGCTCCCGCTGCAGGTGCCACTGATCCGCTCAGCCCTGCGCGCCGCGAGGGGCTGA
- a CDS encoding DUF4081 domain-containing GNAT family N-acetyltransferase: MRPSRDVVRLLGPDDREAFLALTAQDPVVNVFVDYRARVTNLDPRWLGGEVWGRFEGVELVAACHMGANLVPVQCTPDDVWRFGERALDRVRATATILGEHSVVAALWDEVGGRWPSPREARWRQPHLQIDTEPAVAPDPEVRVTRPADLSAVYPACVAMYTEEVGVSPESSGGRDHYRARVQQLMARGWSFARFDETGRVVFKAEVACATPYAAQVQGVFVDPDRRGEGLAVSGMAAVVDLVRDRIAPTVSLYVNEWNLPARAAYERVGFTETARFATLMF; this comes from the coding sequence GTGAGGCCGAGCCGGGACGTCGTGCGGCTGCTGGGCCCCGACGATCGCGAGGCGTTCCTCGCGCTGACGGCCCAGGACCCGGTCGTGAACGTGTTCGTCGACTACCGCGCGCGCGTCACCAATCTCGACCCGCGTTGGCTGGGCGGGGAGGTCTGGGGGCGCTTCGAGGGCGTCGAGCTCGTCGCTGCCTGCCACATGGGGGCCAACCTGGTGCCCGTTCAGTGCACTCCCGACGACGTGTGGCGGTTCGGTGAGCGGGCCCTGGACCGGGTCCGGGCGACGGCGACGATCCTCGGCGAGCACTCGGTCGTGGCGGCGCTGTGGGACGAGGTCGGTGGTCGGTGGCCGAGCCCGCGCGAGGCCAGGTGGCGCCAGCCGCACCTGCAGATCGACACCGAGCCCGCGGTCGCTCCCGATCCCGAGGTGCGGGTGACCCGACCTGCCGACCTCTCGGCGGTCTATCCCGCGTGCGTGGCGATGTACACCGAGGAGGTCGGTGTCTCCCCGGAGTCCTCGGGTGGCCGGGACCACTACCGGGCGCGGGTCCAGCAGCTGATGGCGCGCGGCTGGTCGTTCGCCCGCTTCGACGAGACGGGCCGGGTGGTGTTCAAGGCGGAGGTGGCCTGCGCGACGCCGTACGCCGCGCAGGTGCAAGGGGTCTTCGTCGACCCGGACCGCCGCGGCGAGGGTCTCGCCGTGTCAGGTATGGCGGCAGTGGTCGACCTGGTCCGCGACCGGATCGCGCCCACGGTGTCTCTCTACGTCAACGAGTGGAACCTCCCGGCGCGGGCAGCCTACGAGCGGGTCGGCTTCACCGAGACCGCCCGGTTCGCCACCTTGATGTTCTGA
- the ispG gene encoding flavodoxin-dependent (E)-4-hydroxy-3-methylbut-2-enyl-diphosphate synthase, which produces MTSVGSAIGLGMPALPPPVLSPRRPTRQIKVGSVGVGSESPISVQSMTTTLTSDVNATLQQIAELTATGCDIVRVACPSQDDADALAEIAQHSQIPVIADIHFQPKYVFAAIDAGCAAVRVNPGNIRKFDDQVKEIARAAKDRGTSIRIGVNAGSLDKRILDKYGKATPEALVESAVWEASLFEEHGFSDFKISVKHNDPVVMVRAYELLAAAGDWPLHLGVTEAGPAFQGTIKSSVAFGHLLSQGIGDTIRVSLSAPPVEEVKVGLQILESLNLKPRRLEIVSCPSCGRAQVDVYKLAEEVTAGLDGLEVPLRVAVMGCVVNGPGEAREADLGVASGNGKGQIFVKGEVIKTVPESKIVETLIEEAMRLAEGMEPVDGSEATVSVS; this is translated from the coding sequence ATGACGTCTGTCGGCTCCGCCATCGGGCTGGGCATGCCCGCTCTTCCCCCACCGGTCCTCTCGCCCCGCAGGCCGACCCGCCAGATCAAGGTCGGCTCCGTCGGGGTCGGCAGCGAGAGCCCCATCTCGGTCCAGTCGATGACCACGACGCTGACGTCCGACGTCAACGCCACGCTCCAGCAGATCGCCGAGCTGACCGCGACGGGTTGCGACATCGTGCGCGTCGCGTGCCCCAGCCAGGACGATGCCGACGCGCTGGCCGAGATCGCGCAGCACTCGCAGATCCCGGTCATCGCCGACATCCACTTCCAGCCCAAGTACGTCTTCGCCGCGATCGACGCCGGCTGCGCGGCCGTGCGGGTCAACCCCGGCAACATCCGCAAGTTCGACGACCAGGTCAAGGAGATCGCGCGGGCCGCGAAGGACCGTGGCACCTCCATCCGGATCGGCGTCAACGCCGGCTCGCTCGACAAGCGGATCCTGGACAAGTACGGCAAGGCCACGCCCGAGGCGCTGGTCGAGTCCGCGGTGTGGGAGGCCTCGCTGTTCGAGGAGCACGGATTCTCAGACTTCAAGATCTCGGTCAAGCACAACGACCCGGTCGTGATGGTGCGTGCCTACGAGCTGCTGGCCGCCGCCGGCGACTGGCCCCTCCACCTCGGCGTCACCGAGGCGGGTCCTGCCTTCCAGGGCACGATCAAGTCGAGCGTCGCCTTCGGCCACCTGCTCAGCCAGGGGATCGGCGACACCATCCGCGTCTCGCTGAGCGCGCCACCGGTCGAGGAGGTCAAGGTCGGCCTGCAGATCCTCGAGTCGCTCAACCTCAAGCCCCGCCGCCTCGAGATCGTGTCGTGTCCCTCCTGTGGTCGCGCCCAGGTCGACGTCTACAAGCTCGCCGAGGAGGTCACCGCCGGCCTGGACGGGCTCGAGGTGCCCCTGCGCGTCGCGGTGATGGGTTGCGTCGTCAACGGCCCCGGGGAGGCCCGTGAGGCCGATCTCGGCGTCGCCTCGGGCAACGGCAAGGGCCAGATCTTCGTCAAGGGTGAGGTCATCAAGACCGTCCCCGAGTCGAAGATCGTGGAGACCCTGATCGAGGAGGCCATGCGCCTGGCCGAGGGCATGGAGCCCGTCGACGGCTCCGAGGCGACCGTCAGCGTCAGCTGA
- a CDS encoding M50 family metallopeptidase, which translates to MTALYYTLGVVIFAVAIMASIGLHEFGHLIPAKKFGGKVTQWFVGFGPTLWSKKIGETEYGVKAIPLGGYVKIVGMLPPGHGADGDESRIRQSNTGMFTQLISDARAAEWEHIGPEDRDRLFYKRKWWQKVVVMAGGPMVNIAIAFFLFWGVFATVGVLVDAKTETVVAEVVPCIVPADEDDRACTAEELRDHPTPAAAAGLQPGDRFVSFNGEQITSWEQVQAAIRANDNGTATIVVDRDGSRLTLEATTQVQPRPIDGDSEELTPVGFLGVLPVQTPIYETGGPIFTAQQMGTMTVDVVKSLAELPVKVYGVARAIVGLEERDREGPVSVVGGGRLAGEVAAHEEIVLGDKVTSLVMLIAGFNLFIGLFNFLPLLPLDGGHIAGALYEAVRRGWARLRGHPDPGYADVAKLLPVAYVMGLAMLVMGVVLIIGDLVVPVHLTS; encoded by the coding sequence GTGACCGCGCTTTACTACACGCTCGGCGTGGTCATCTTCGCGGTCGCGATCATGGCCTCGATCGGTCTGCACGAGTTCGGCCACCTGATCCCGGCCAAGAAGTTCGGCGGCAAGGTCACCCAGTGGTTCGTCGGCTTCGGGCCCACCCTGTGGAGCAAGAAGATCGGCGAGACCGAGTACGGCGTCAAGGCGATCCCCCTCGGTGGCTACGTCAAGATCGTCGGGATGCTCCCGCCCGGACACGGCGCCGACGGCGACGAGTCACGGATCCGACAGTCCAACACCGGCATGTTCACCCAGCTGATCAGCGATGCCCGGGCGGCTGAGTGGGAGCACATCGGCCCCGAGGACCGCGACCGCCTCTTCTACAAGCGCAAGTGGTGGCAGAAGGTCGTTGTCATGGCCGGCGGGCCGATGGTCAACATCGCCATCGCCTTCTTCCTCTTCTGGGGCGTCTTCGCCACCGTCGGCGTGCTCGTCGACGCCAAGACCGAGACCGTCGTCGCCGAGGTCGTGCCCTGCATCGTCCCCGCTGACGAGGACGACCGGGCGTGCACCGCCGAGGAGTTGCGCGACCACCCGACTCCCGCGGCTGCGGCCGGACTCCAGCCCGGCGACCGGTTCGTGTCCTTCAACGGCGAGCAGATCACCAGCTGGGAGCAGGTCCAGGCGGCGATCCGGGCCAACGACAACGGCACGGCCACGATCGTGGTCGACCGCGACGGCAGCAGGCTCACGCTCGAGGCCACGACGCAGGTGCAGCCGCGCCCGATCGACGGTGACTCCGAGGAGCTGACCCCTGTCGGGTTCCTGGGCGTCCTGCCGGTGCAGACCCCCATCTACGAGACCGGCGGACCGATCTTCACCGCCCAGCAGATGGGCACGATGACGGTCGACGTCGTCAAGTCGCTGGCCGAGCTGCCGGTGAAGGTGTACGGCGTCGCGCGGGCCATCGTCGGCCTCGAGGAGCGTGACCGCGAGGGCCCCGTCAGCGTGGTCGGCGGGGGCCGCCTCGCCGGCGAGGTCGCTGCCCACGAGGAGATCGTGCTCGGGGACAAGGTGACGTCGTTGGTGATGCTGATCGCCGGCTTCAACCTCTTCATCGGGTTGTTCAACTTCCTCCCGCTGCTCCCGCTCGACGGGGGCCACATCGCGGGCGCGCTCTACGAAGCCGTCCGCCGCGGCTGGGCGCGACTGCGCGGCCACCCGGACCCGGGCTACGCCGACGTCGCCAAGCTGCTGCCGGTGGCCTACGTCATGGGCCTGGCCATGCTCGTGATGGGTGTCGTCCTCATCATCGGCGACCTCGTCGTCCCTGTGCACCTGACGAGCTGA
- a CDS encoding AMP-binding protein, producing the protein MTIDWFRKPGSRDADDAGTLNACFNALDRHVVRGRAEEVALRIDDRSWTFAKLLEEAGAFSGVLRAFGVGAGAAVVVGRLPRFEDVVVSLAVARLGAVRTYADTSADDVARVVADVRPLVVVLPTLGSLDLGDTPLITLDDSAELSWATVMRAGRTDPAPCAEVDASATLAVADGQRLSVLAALGAPGDEGSVPPAGATQVDVGGLRLWSFDAPGAGR; encoded by the coding sequence ATGACGATCGACTGGTTCCGCAAGCCCGGCAGCAGGGACGCCGACGACGCGGGCACCCTCAACGCCTGCTTCAACGCCCTCGACCGGCACGTCGTCCGCGGACGCGCCGAGGAGGTCGCGCTGCGCATCGACGACCGGTCATGGACCTTCGCCAAACTCCTGGAGGAGGCGGGGGCGTTCTCGGGCGTGCTGCGCGCCTTCGGGGTGGGAGCAGGAGCAGCGGTGGTCGTGGGTCGGCTGCCGCGGTTCGAGGACGTGGTCGTCAGCCTGGCCGTCGCCAGGCTGGGGGCCGTCAGGACGTATGCCGACACGTCGGCCGACGACGTCGCGCGGGTCGTGGCGGACGTGCGGCCGCTGGTCGTGGTGCTCCCGACGCTCGGGAGCCTCGACCTCGGCGACACCCCGCTCATCACCCTCGACGACTCCGCCGAGCTGTCCTGGGCGACCGTGATGCGGGCCGGTCGGACCGACCCGGCCCCCTGTGCAGAGGTGGACGCCTCCGCCACGCTCGCGGTGGCCGACGGGCAGCGCCTCAGTGTCCTGGCTGCCCTCGGCGCGCCGGGGGACGAGGGCTCCGTGCCGCCGGCGGGTGCTACGCAGGTCGACGTCGGTGGGCTCAGGCTGTGGTCGTTCGACGCTCCGGGGGCGGGTAGATGA